Proteins from a genomic interval of Undibacterium parvum:
- a CDS encoding TetR/AcrR family transcriptional regulator, translated as MSATKVVDFRQAQDELRISLRQGMLDAASRLLVEEGAAALTVRKVADAVNCSTTLLYSIFGGKDGLSNALYLEGFARFKQDFAAFQNNFSASNRGANNLNKADVSSTATQGIDRLWLYAASYHEYARRNPSYYMVMFGDAIAGFVPPLESRTAAWESFTPLIAEFEHCMQDGSLPASNPGMAARLLWSAMHGVISLELKGYYLKKEHSDELYRAAVRAVLYSLAHPEN; from the coding sequence ATGAGCGCAACAAAAGTTGTGGATTTTCGCCAGGCTCAGGACGAGCTGCGCATTTCGCTGCGCCAGGGTATGTTAGACGCCGCCTCACGCTTGCTGGTGGAAGAAGGTGCCGCCGCGCTGACGGTGCGCAAGGTTGCAGACGCGGTCAATTGCTCGACCACACTGTTGTATTCAATCTTCGGCGGCAAGGATGGCTTGTCTAACGCCCTGTATCTGGAAGGCTTTGCCCGCTTCAAGCAGGATTTCGCCGCGTTTCAAAATAATTTCAGCGCCAGCAATCGCGGTGCAAACAATCTCAACAAGGCTGACGTCAGCAGCACCGCCACTCAAGGCATAGACCGCTTATGGTTGTACGCCGCCAGCTATCACGAGTACGCCCGCCGCAATCCCAGCTACTACATGGTGATGTTTGGTGACGCCATTGCCGGCTTCGTGCCACCGTTGGAATCGCGCACCGCGGCCTGGGAATCCTTCACGCCGCTGATCGCTGAATTCGAGCACTGCATGCAAGATGGCAGCCTGCCCGCCTCCAACCCCGGCATGGCGGCGCGCCTGCTATGGTCGGCCATGCACGGCGTGATCAGCCTGGAACTGAAAGGCTATTACCTGAAAAAAGAACATTCAGACGAGCTGTATCGCGCCGCCGTGCGCGCCGTCCTGTATTCACTCGCCCATCCAGAAAATTAA
- a CDS encoding enoyl-CoA hydratase-related protein, which produces MTYQCFEFSISNKIAHLQLNRPDSMNTMQPVFFRELVSILQGLQRDASARALLISSTGKHFTAGMALDVFAGGGMTLDDSSAIGRANIALVLQDMHQSFNLIEQLRMPVIAAIHGGCIGGGVDLICATDIRLASKDAFFCIQEINIGMTADLGTLQRLPKLIPEGIVHEMAYTGRRLPSARALAVGLVNEVFETQEAMLEAAMLMATEIAQKPPVAIWGSKQAIHYARDHSTHDALQQMGWLQSGIWQSANLMEAFMAKQQGRPTNYPDLPATSSFADAPYQLK; this is translated from the coding sequence ATGACTTACCAATGTTTTGAGTTCAGCATCAGCAACAAGATCGCCCACCTGCAATTGAACCGCCCAGACAGCATGAACACCATGCAACCGGTATTTTTTCGCGAACTGGTCAGTATCTTACAAGGCTTGCAGCGCGACGCCAGCGCCCGCGCACTGTTGATCTCCTCGACGGGCAAGCATTTCACCGCCGGTATGGCGCTGGACGTCTTTGCCGGCGGCGGTATGACACTGGACGATAGCAGCGCCATCGGCCGCGCGAATATTGCCCTGGTACTGCAAGACATGCATCAGTCATTTAACCTGATCGAGCAACTGCGCATGCCGGTGATCGCCGCCATCCACGGTGGCTGCATAGGCGGCGGGGTCGATCTGATCTGCGCCACCGATATCCGGTTGGCCAGCAAAGATGCCTTCTTCTGCATACAGGAAATCAATATCGGCATGACCGCCGATCTGGGCACGCTGCAACGCCTACCTAAACTGATTCCGGAAGGCATAGTCCACGAAATGGCCTATACCGGCCGCCGCCTGCCTTCCGCACGTGCACTGGCCGTGGGTCTAGTCAATGAAGTCTTCGAAACTCAGGAAGCAATGCTGGAAGCGGCCATGCTGATGGCGACAGAAATCGCGCAAAAACCGCCGGTAGCCATCTGGGGCAGCAAACAGGCGATCCACTACGCGCGCGACCATTCCACCCACGACGCCCTGCAACAAATGGGCTGGCTGCAATCGGGCATCTGGCAAAGCGCCAACCTGATGGAAGCCTTCATGGCCAAACAACAGGGACGCCCGACCAACTACCCCGACCTGCCAGCCACCAGCTCATTCGCCGATGCACCGTATCAATTGAAGTAA